A single genomic interval of Helianthus annuus cultivar XRQ/B chromosome 6, HanXRQr2.0-SUNRISE, whole genome shotgun sequence harbors:
- the LOC110945024 gene encoding F-box protein At3g07870 has translation MSDNIPFEIQVEIVRRLPVKSLLQCRSVSKAWKSLIDSSPFIAGYNGSSHGLLCLNGSGDNPDTDMAVIWNVSIRKAVAVVIPNVGFEIYETNLYETNLGFGVCRVTLDPKIIKITHFNGYANMRGISRDETVDPWQVQVFAVSTWSWRSPYNNLPRKSIKFGYSTIVIDGFLYWLAIDRFTLTGAIAKCNLIISFDITSEEFREVGLPNSLAHQCSRNMKISKLRESLVVLEHGAEANNAIFSVWMMGDGVPQLFTKLFTFNVNAPHGATIRGFRKTGEPIIEIVEDHGISKLVVYEPHSKQIDNLGCDGLDFFCQVHPYMETLLLLDQPDRNIL, from the exons ATGTCAGACAACATACCTTTCGAAATCCAAGTGGAAATTGTGAGAAGGCTTCCTGTCAAATCATTGCTTCAATGCCGATCTGTCTCCAAAGCCTGGAAGTCTCTGATCGATAGCTCTCCTTTTATTGCTGGTTATAACG GCAGCTCTCATGGCTTGTTGTGTTTGAATGGTTCCGGTGACAACCCTGATACGGACATGGCTGTTATTTGGAATGTTTCAATTAGAAAAGCGGTTGCGGTTGTCATACCTAATGTGGGGTTTGAGATTTATGAAACCAATTTATATGAAACCAATTTAGGTTTTGGGGTTTGTCGTGTGACTCTTGACCCTAAGATCATCAAGATTACACATTTTAATGGATATGCCAATATGCGAGGTATAAGTAGGGATGAGACTGTAGACCCTTGGCAAGTTCAGGTTTTTGCAGTAAGTACTTGGTCTTGGAGAAGCCCATATAACAATCTTCctcgtaaatcaattaaatttgGTTATTCCACCATAGTTATAGACGGGTTTCTTTATTGGCTTGCTATTGATAGGTTTACTCTTACTGGTGCAATCGCTAAGTGTAATCTTATCATTTCATTTGACATTACaagtgaagagtttagagaagtAGGCCTCCCGAATAGTTTAGCACACCAATGTAGTCGTAATATGAAAATTTCTAAGTTAAGAGAGTCTCTTGTTGTGCTTGAACATGGTGCAGAAGCCAATAATGCAATTTTCAGTGTATGGATGATGGGGGATGGTGTTCCACAATTGTTTACAAAGCTATTCACATTTAATGTTAACGCACCACATGGTGCAACAATAAGGGGATTTAGGAAGACAGGTGAGCCTATAATTGAAATTGTAGAAGACCATGGGATTTCCAAACTTGTTGTTTATGAACCCCACTCAAAACAGATTGATAATCTAGGGTGTGATGGTTTAGATTTTTTTTGTCAAGTGCATCCCTACATGGAAACACTGCTTCTTCTTGATCAGCCGGATAGAAATATTTTATAA
- the LOC110945023 gene encoding F-box protein At3g08750-like encodes MSDNIPFEMQMEIMKKLSVKSLIQFRSVCKAWKSLIDRPDFITQYNGQHTNPQHLFLTYCDCEDKYVSIANDHTFPHHKVPLTFPQWLLDYDLIGCSHGLLCLSYYEDQTRIAIIWNILIRKAIAVLVPNVAGGEVYENVLGFGVGRETTDPKIVKITPIRSQSAMESVTWHAEVFTLSTGTWRSPYSGNLPRSSIEFDSYCDQVVTIDGSIYWLAADRADVDGGFRFDYTIISFDFTREEFKEVSLPDSLAHQRYKHILSVLKLKESLVVLERVNDLAYDVSMMEDGVSKLFTRLSTINVSTRDAKVKGFRKSGEPIIGWGY; translated from the coding sequence ATGTCAGACAACATACCATTCGAAATGCAAATGGAAATCATGAAAAAGCTTTCTGTCAAATCCTTGATTCAGTTCCGGTCCGTCTGCAAAGCATGGAAGTCTCTCATCGATAGACCTGATTTCATTACGCAGTACAACGGCCAACACACAAACCCCCAACATCTATTTCTAACCTATTGTGATTGTGAGGATAAGTATGTTTCAATTGCTAATGATCATACTTTTCCCCACCACAAAGTTCCCCTCACTTTCCCACAATGGCTTTTAGATTATGATCTAATCGGCTGCTCTCATGGCTTGTTGTGTTTGTCTTATTATGAGGACCAGACCAGAATAGCTATTATTTGGAATATTTTGATTCGAAAAGCAATTGCTGTACTTGTGCCTAATGTGGCTGGTGGGGAGGTTTATGAAAATGTTTTAGGTTTTGGGGTTGGCCGCGAGACTACCGACCCGAAAATTGTCAAGATTACACCTATTCGGAGTCAGAGTGCTATGGAAAGTGTAACTTGGCATGCTGAGGTTTTTACTTTAAGCACAGGGACTTGGAGATCTCCATATAGCGGCAATCTTCCTCGTAGTTCAATTGAGTTTGACAGTTACTGTGATCAGGTAGTTACTATAGATGGGTCTATTTATTGGCTTGCTGCTGATAGGGCTGATGTGGATGGTGGGTTTAGGTTCGATTATACGATTATTTCGTTTGATTTCACCCGTGAAGAATTTAAAGAAGTGAGCCTCCCAGATAGTTTAGCACACCAGAGGTATAAACATATTTTGTCCGTGTTAAAACTAAAGGAGTCTCTTGTTGTGCTTGAACGTGTCAATGATCTGGCTTACGATGTATCGATGATGGAGGATGGGGTTTCTAAACTGTTTACAAGGCTATCCACTATTAATGTTAGCACACGAGATGCAAAAGTAAAGGGATTTAGAAAGAGTGGTGAACCTATAATTGGCTGGGGTTACTAG